Proteins encoded within one genomic window of Neodiprion fabricii isolate iyNeoFabr1 chromosome 6, iyNeoFabr1.1, whole genome shotgun sequence:
- the LOC124185525 gene encoding nose resistant to fluoxetine protein 6-like isoform X2, translated as MNSAKRGMSIIFWITFGVSVSPIRSEDSTMKWTTQIADFLEPISSIVDSRCRNDTLDCLEAAKNLSNTWAIGMIDATANYPAGILSGNIRSMGNFDQCLKIRHPDNEYVGKYCLARLNYSAYGENEDTILEYIDLVTAGRRLLELGDDWDKGTLILPTYSRSELALCLPSTCSAKDVAIMTEDAIRRATLETGVQVAVSLEDDLCYTALRTEPFTGVDYFVTFICVTLLTFTIVGSAWSIITNVQKRNGVLPKILRAFSIVDNWHQLANLGPPPNDAITCLDGIRTLSTVWVVMTHQTMLIGQLAYINKLETMQTHNDYWYYVIWNSYFNVDTFLFVSGLLRAYNLTKELEQGRANYLKSGLQRYLRLTPAYLFVIIFYVSYFDRLDTGPTWNVYVGRNVEACRRYWWHNLLYINNYVPGNDKCLLQSWYLSADMQLFLVAPLLVYPLWKWRLIGKMLFTIAVTVSIVLPFLTTWINEFPGTYMFTVRNSVLNSYAHDLYMATHDRMSPYLVGVLLGHLFHLKNSPSLAKWKVAAGWIASLAVMYACVYGAKDMTSFQHTYNILESALYGGLHRFAWAVAVAWVVYACHVGYGGPVNAFLSCSAFRILGRLSYCVFLTHLAVLLYNAAVLQVPRQLHIYISIRDFMGDFVFIFALSLLLYIFVELPLYRVTKEMFKK; from the exons ATGAATTCTGCAAAAAGAGGCATGTCTATAATTTTTTGGATTACTTTTGGCGTATCCGTTTCTCCGATACGATCCGAAGACAGTACGATGAAGTGGACGACTCAGATCGCGGATTTTTTAGAACCAATATCGTCGATCGTGGATTCCAGGTGTAGAAACGATACGCTGGATTGTCTCGAGGCTGCGAAAAACCTTTCCAACACCTGGGCCATCGGAA TGATCGACGCTACGGCAAATTACCCGGCCGGAATATTGTCGGGAAATATACGTTCGATGGGAAATTTCGACCAGTGTCTCAAGATCCGGCATCCGGACAACGAATACGTGGGAAAATACTGTCTAGCTAGATTGAACTACTCCGCTTATGGGGAGAACGAAGACACCATACTCGAGTACATCGATCTCGTTACGGCGGGTAGAAGATTGCTCGAGCTTGGTGATGACTGGGATAAA ggTACTTTGATCCTGCCAACATATTCACGCAGCGAACTGGCTCTATGTCTTCCGTCAACGTGCTCAGCAAAAGATGTTGCCATTATGACCGAAGATGCTATTCGACGGGCAACCTTAGAGACCGGCGTTCAGGTTGCGGTCTCACTCGAAGATGATCTTTGCTACACTGCGTTACGGACTGAGCCGTTCACAGGGGTCGATTATTTCGTAAC GTTCATCTGTGTAACGCTGCTAACCTTCACCATTGTTGGATCGGCATGGAGTATAATTACCAATGTGCAAA AGAGAAACGGAGTTCTGCCGAAGATTTTGCGAGCCTTTTCGATCGTCGATAATTGGCACCAATTGGCGAATCTCGGCCCTCCCCCCAACGATGCGATCACCTGCTTGGATGGAATAAGAACCTTGTCAACCGTTTGGGTCGTGATGACTCACCAAACGATGCTTATCGGCCAATTGGCGTACATCAATAAACTCGAGACCATGCAG ACTCACAACGATTACTGGTACTATGTGATATGGAACAGCTACTTCAACGTGGACACCTTTCTATTCGTCAGCGGACTTCTTCGCGCTTACAATTTGACGAAAGAGCTTGAGCAGGGCAGggcaaattatttgaaatcagGACTGCAGAGGTATCTGCGTCTGACCCCGGCCTATCTGTTCGTCATAATATTCTACGTGTCGTATTTCGATCGGCTCGATACCGGCCCGACGTGGAACGTCTACGTAGGGCGTAACGTCGAAGCGTGCAGAAGGTACTGGTGGCACAATTTGCTCTACATAAATAATTACGTGCCGGGAAATGACAAG TGCCTTCTACAGTCCTGGTATTTGTCCGCCGACATGCAGCTCTTCCTTGTAGCTCCGCTGCTAGTCTATCCGCTGTGGAAGTGGAGGCTGATCGGAAAAATGCTTTTCACAATAGCGGTGACCGTGTCGATCGTTCTGCCCTTTTTGACCACCTGGATCAACGAGTTTCCCGGAACGTATATGTTCACGGTTAG AAATTCCGTACTCAATTCGTACGCGCACGATCTTTATATGGCGACTCACGATCGAATGTCACCGTATCTCGTCGGTGTTCTGCTTGGCCACCTATTCCACCTAAAGAATTCCCCGTCCCTGGCCAAG TGGAAGGTCGCCGCGGGGTGGATAGCATCGTTAGCCGTCATGTACGCCTGTGTCTACGGAGCAAAAGACATGACCTCCTTCCAGCACACCTATAATATCCTGGAGTCGGCCCTTTACGGAGGACTTCATCGTTTCGCATGGGCCGTTGCCGTCGCTTGGGTCGTTTACGCCTGTCACGTCGGTTACGGAG GCCCTGTCAACGCCTTTCTGTCCTGCAGTGCGTTCAGGATTCTAGGACGATTGAGCTACTGCGTTTTCCTGACCCACCTTGCTGTGCTGCTTTACAACGCTGCCGTTCTCCAAGTACCGAGGCAGCTCCATATCTACATCTCG ATTCGAGATTTCATGGGTGACTTCGTCTTCATCTTTGCGTTGTCCTTGCTACTTTATATATTCGTGGAGCTTCCGCTGTATCGTGTAACAAAAGAAATGTTCAAGAAGTAG
- the LOC124185525 gene encoding O-acyltransferase like protein-like isoform X1 produces MVVHVGFSYQVLCLVWKERARERERERVQKHVYSYGIGAMNSAKRGMSIIFWITFGVSVSPIRSEDSTMKWTTQIADFLEPISSIVDSRCRNDTLDCLEAAKNLSNTWAIGMIDATANYPAGILSGNIRSMGNFDQCLKIRHPDNEYVGKYCLARLNYSAYGENEDTILEYIDLVTAGRRLLELGDDWDKGTLILPTYSRSELALCLPSTCSAKDVAIMTEDAIRRATLETGVQVAVSLEDDLCYTALRTEPFTGVDYFVTFICVTLLTFTIVGSAWSIITNVQKRNGVLPKILRAFSIVDNWHQLANLGPPPNDAITCLDGIRTLSTVWVVMTHQTMLIGQLAYINKLETMQTHNDYWYYVIWNSYFNVDTFLFVSGLLRAYNLTKELEQGRANYLKSGLQRYLRLTPAYLFVIIFYVSYFDRLDTGPTWNVYVGRNVEACRRYWWHNLLYINNYVPGNDKCLLQSWYLSADMQLFLVAPLLVYPLWKWRLIGKMLFTIAVTVSIVLPFLTTWINEFPGTYMFTVRNSVLNSYAHDLYMATHDRMSPYLVGVLLGHLFHLKNSPSLAKWKVAAGWIASLAVMYACVYGAKDMTSFQHTYNILESALYGGLHRFAWAVAVAWVVYACHVGYGGPVNAFLSCSAFRILGRLSYCVFLTHLAVLLYNAAVLQVPRQLHIYISIRDFMGDFVFIFALSLLLYIFVELPLYRVTKEMFKK; encoded by the exons CA CGTTTACAGTTACGGCATTGGCGCAATGAATTCTGCAAAAAGAGGCATGTCTATAATTTTTTGGATTACTTTTGGCGTATCCGTTTCTCCGATACGATCCGAAGACAGTACGATGAAGTGGACGACTCAGATCGCGGATTTTTTAGAACCAATATCGTCGATCGTGGATTCCAGGTGTAGAAACGATACGCTGGATTGTCTCGAGGCTGCGAAAAACCTTTCCAACACCTGGGCCATCGGAA TGATCGACGCTACGGCAAATTACCCGGCCGGAATATTGTCGGGAAATATACGTTCGATGGGAAATTTCGACCAGTGTCTCAAGATCCGGCATCCGGACAACGAATACGTGGGAAAATACTGTCTAGCTAGATTGAACTACTCCGCTTATGGGGAGAACGAAGACACCATACTCGAGTACATCGATCTCGTTACGGCGGGTAGAAGATTGCTCGAGCTTGGTGATGACTGGGATAAA ggTACTTTGATCCTGCCAACATATTCACGCAGCGAACTGGCTCTATGTCTTCCGTCAACGTGCTCAGCAAAAGATGTTGCCATTATGACCGAAGATGCTATTCGACGGGCAACCTTAGAGACCGGCGTTCAGGTTGCGGTCTCACTCGAAGATGATCTTTGCTACACTGCGTTACGGACTGAGCCGTTCACAGGGGTCGATTATTTCGTAAC GTTCATCTGTGTAACGCTGCTAACCTTCACCATTGTTGGATCGGCATGGAGTATAATTACCAATGTGCAAA AGAGAAACGGAGTTCTGCCGAAGATTTTGCGAGCCTTTTCGATCGTCGATAATTGGCACCAATTGGCGAATCTCGGCCCTCCCCCCAACGATGCGATCACCTGCTTGGATGGAATAAGAACCTTGTCAACCGTTTGGGTCGTGATGACTCACCAAACGATGCTTATCGGCCAATTGGCGTACATCAATAAACTCGAGACCATGCAG ACTCACAACGATTACTGGTACTATGTGATATGGAACAGCTACTTCAACGTGGACACCTTTCTATTCGTCAGCGGACTTCTTCGCGCTTACAATTTGACGAAAGAGCTTGAGCAGGGCAGggcaaattatttgaaatcagGACTGCAGAGGTATCTGCGTCTGACCCCGGCCTATCTGTTCGTCATAATATTCTACGTGTCGTATTTCGATCGGCTCGATACCGGCCCGACGTGGAACGTCTACGTAGGGCGTAACGTCGAAGCGTGCAGAAGGTACTGGTGGCACAATTTGCTCTACATAAATAATTACGTGCCGGGAAATGACAAG TGCCTTCTACAGTCCTGGTATTTGTCCGCCGACATGCAGCTCTTCCTTGTAGCTCCGCTGCTAGTCTATCCGCTGTGGAAGTGGAGGCTGATCGGAAAAATGCTTTTCACAATAGCGGTGACCGTGTCGATCGTTCTGCCCTTTTTGACCACCTGGATCAACGAGTTTCCCGGAACGTATATGTTCACGGTTAG AAATTCCGTACTCAATTCGTACGCGCACGATCTTTATATGGCGACTCACGATCGAATGTCACCGTATCTCGTCGGTGTTCTGCTTGGCCACCTATTCCACCTAAAGAATTCCCCGTCCCTGGCCAAG TGGAAGGTCGCCGCGGGGTGGATAGCATCGTTAGCCGTCATGTACGCCTGTGTCTACGGAGCAAAAGACATGACCTCCTTCCAGCACACCTATAATATCCTGGAGTCGGCCCTTTACGGAGGACTTCATCGTTTCGCATGGGCCGTTGCCGTCGCTTGGGTCGTTTACGCCTGTCACGTCGGTTACGGAG GCCCTGTCAACGCCTTTCTGTCCTGCAGTGCGTTCAGGATTCTAGGACGATTGAGCTACTGCGTTTTCCTGACCCACCTTGCTGTGCTGCTTTACAACGCTGCCGTTCTCCAAGTACCGAGGCAGCTCCATATCTACATCTCG ATTCGAGATTTCATGGGTGACTTCGTCTTCATCTTTGCGTTGTCCTTGCTACTTTATATATTCGTGGAGCTTCCGCTGTATCGTGTAACAAAAGAAATGTTCAAGAAGTAG
- the LOC124185522 gene encoding nose resistant to fluoxetine protein 6-like, producing MRAVSLVVLYGLCLNVPAQSTAILSSCTGAVTGSDTNQANASSVRRPVTSGLNFTHNHTVAVPKHVFQKNVSDLLDEDEDDDDLVANTGQDFNRMSLRPSAPQNWITQVISTLTPLPDNLGIACQRDTQTYLQELSNFTHWAVRMMDASAKFPHGILMGNIRSMGDFDECLWTKTDQEIEPKYCLASVYNLDVKNTYPVYDKLQEIVRTMTIGRMNMETYETTMGTIPMQRSGRIEWAMCIPATCSPVDVEIMLNAAGKRIFPELDIRATVHSKDCYTNSQPQGFSLRDKLILLSMMVIVSLVVVGTLRDQSDGNNNDNQDEEKPLSVKILDAFSLKRSWKNLTDFSPSRSSRQIECLDGLRGISSLWVVMGHQALLASSSPYSDKVTFFKTQQYTILMILWNFFLPVDTFLVIGGLVRCYNLMPGLEKRTVNHWKSAITRYLRLTPALLVVIGLYVSVMYRISNGPLWNRHVGENKVACEWNWWKTVFYVNNYIYNEREGYHLCLLQSWYTSVDMQLYLLAPLLIVPLWRNPKLGMTLLITVAGIATAVEYATIVLNKLPGLPITMHSDDIAILTYVRTFYFVSHTRAMPYLIGIATGYLMHRYKSITMSKTMLSTGWPLAMLGLFWPLFGSLGYLAVDYPLGSWRHAYFGAFHKTVWAVAISWIIVACHNGYGGPVNAFLSSRVLKFLSRISYSVFLLHLGILVCFTGYLRVPKHTDFPSIMKEMVGELSVVIILSIILHLSVEAPFAELSQIVFRKTKREVKKLK from the exons ATGCGTGCCGTTTCGTTGGTGGTGTTGTACGGCTTGTGTCTCAACGTTCCGGCTCAGAGCACTGCAATTCTCTCCAGTTGCACCGGCGCGGTCACCGGCAGCGATACCAATCAAGCCAACGCATCCAGTGTTCGACGACCGGTTACCAGTGGTTTAAATTTTACCCACAACCATACCGTGGCTGTCCCGAAACATGTCTTTCAAAAAAACGTATCCGACCTACTCGACGaagacgaggacgacgacgacttGGTCGCGAACACGGGTCAGGATTTCAATCGCATGTCACTCAGACCCAGTGCGCCCCAGAATTGGATTACACAGGTGATATCGACGTTGACACCGCTTCCGGATAACCTTGGGATCGCCTGCCAGAGGGACACGCAGACATATTTACAGGAACTGAGTAACTTCACCCACTGGGCCGTCAGGA TGATGGACGCAAGCGCAAAGTTTCCCCACGGTATTCTTATGGGGAATATCCGCAGCATGGGGGACTTCGACGAGTGTCTCTGGACGAAAACCGACCAGGAAATTGAGCCGAAGTACTGTCTCGCCTCCGTTTATAATCTGGATGTGAAGAACACGTATCCGGTGTACGACAAGCTTCAGGAAATCGTCCGAACGATGACCATCGGTCGAATGAACATGGAGACGTACGAAACGACCATG GGAACAATACCGATGCAGAGGTCAGGACGAATCGAGTGGGCCATGTGCATTCCGGCAACTTGTTCTCCGGTCGACGTTGAGATAATGCTGAACGCCGCCGGAAAGCGGATCTTCCCCGAATTGGATATCAGAGCGACGGTGCACTCGAAGGATTGTTACACGAACTCGCAGCCACAGGGCTTCTCCTTGAGGGACAAGCTCATTTT ATTAAGCATGATGGTCATCGTCTCGTTGGTCGTCGTCGGGACGCTCCGGGACCAGAGTGACGgtaacaacaacgacaaccaGGACGAAG aaaaaccGTTAAGTGTGAAGATACTAGACGCGTTCTCGTTGAAACGGTCTTGGAAAAATCTCACCGACTTTTCGCCCAGTCGGTCCAGCAGACAGATCGAATGCCTGGACGGTTTACGAGGAATTTCGTCGCTCTGGGTTGTCATGGGCCACCAGGCTCTTCTGGCGTCCTCCAGTCCTTACTCGGACAAAGTgacttttttcaaa ACGCAACAGTACACCATCCTCATGATTCTCTggaatttctttttacccGTCGACACTTTTCTCGTCATCGGCGGCCTCGTTCGGTGTTACAACCTGATGCCAGGATTGGAAAAGCGAACCGTAAATCACTGGAAAAGTGCCATTACAAGGTATCTCAGACTGACGCCGGCACTCCTGGTCGTTATCGGTCTGTACGTATCAGTTATGTACAGAATATCGAACGGACCGCTATGGAATCGGCACGTTGGCGAAAACAAGGTCGCTTGCGAATGGAACTGGTGGAAGACCGTCTTCTACgtaaataattacatataCAACGAGCGTGAGGGATATCACTTG TGCCTGCTCCAATCCTGGTACACGTCCGTGGACATGCAGCTGTACCTGTTGGCCCCGTTGCTGATAGTGCCGCTGTGGCGTAATCCCAAGCTGGGCATGACTCTCCTGATAACAGTGGCTGGAATCGCGACTGCAGTGGAATACGCGACGATTGTGTTGAACAAGTTACCGGGTCTACCGATAACGATGCACTCGGA CGACATTGCGATTCTCACCTACGTACGAACTTTCTATTTCGTTTCCCACACCAGAGCGATGCCCTATTTGATCGGTATTGCAACGGGGTATCTAATGCACCGGTACAAGAGCATCACTATGTCGAAG ACGATGCTGAGCACAGGCTGGCCATTGGCGATGCTTGGACTGTTTTGGCCTCTCTTCGGATCTCTGGGTTATCTGGCAGTCGATTATCCGCTTGGATCTTGGAGACACGCGTACTTCGGAGCGTTTCACAAGACTGTTTGGGCCGTGGCCATTTCCTGGATAATTGTCGCCTGTCATAACGGCTACGGAG GACCGGTCAACGCGTTTCTTTCCAGCAGGGTATTGAAGTTCCTCTCAAGAATATCGTATTCCGTATTTCTGCTTCACCTGGGAATCCTCGTGTGCTTCACAGGATACCTGAGAGTTCCGAAGCATACAGATTTTCCCTCAATA atgaaggAGATGGTCGGTGAACTGAGCGTCGTTATCATCCTGTCGATCATCCTTCATCTCAGCGTCGAGGCGCCGTTCGCGGAACTGTCTCAAATAGTATTCAGAAAAACCAAGCGGGAAGTGAAGAAGTTAAAGTAG